The following proteins are co-located in the Candidatus Avedoeria danica genome:
- a CDS encoding isoleucine--tRNA ligase translates to MFNPLPPKPDFPAGEKEILAFWKARGIFEQSVANRAGAPRFVFYEGPPTANGLPHPGHALTRAMKDIFPRYKTMTGHLVERKAGWDTHGLPVEVEVCKELGIHTKAEIEAYGMEAFVRKCIDSVFRYTAEWQEMSDRLGFWLDTDGAYCTYHKTYIESVWWSLKTLFERGQLYQGHKIVWWWPQGGTALSAGEVGEGYREVDDPSVYVRFPLVDEPGTSLLVWTTTPWTLVSNHFAAVHPDIDYAVVRDDDAGERLIVAAELVEKVAALEGRTWVVEEMLAGRDLVGRRYRPPFDVYHHELGDRTAPLAAGTAATNVGASVDAPPGHDHIGWRVVAAPFVTTDSGTGVVHEAPAFGEVDFELLVKTERPRFADPDAVPLLCAVAPDGSFTAEAGDALAGRYIKDADKDIIKDLRERGLLYHRAQIRHDYPFCPRAPEDALIQYARASWFVRTSDFKGEMLANNDAVNWLPDHIKEGRFGDFLRNNVDWALSRERFWGTPLPIWKCEASGEMEAIGALGELFAKPGVTGTEVWEAAKAADPTLPDDLRIHKPYIDALTYDSPFAPGARMRRVTEVIDCWWDAGSMPFAQWGFPHLPGSQERFREMFPADFISEAIDQTRGWFYGLMSISTLLFGDEDRLDWTVDAPEAEPPHPFRTCIVLGHMMGEDGLKMSKRTKNYRSPGYVFDALGADAMRWYFYSAQPPWTTVRFQENAIRDAQREFLLRLSNVWSFFNIYARLDGFDPGVAVVETSTTTATATAPATATGWRPVAERAELDRWIIGELHRTVRAVRASMDRFENHPAAGALVTFVDALSNWYVRRSRDRFWGAPSQDKWDAYNTLYEVLVDLSKVIAPFTPFFAERLYRNLVGEVAEAAGIVAGEDVAVAGRRAVAPSVHLCDYPTADAMLIDEALSAEMALVREAVSAGHGARADAGLKVRQPLSLAEVVVADAASAQAIERHAGLVAEELNVQHVEPTREADRYVTFIVKPNFRTLGPKFGPRVQRLGAVLAAVDPAAARRALVDDGRLVVDLDGEAVTLTPDDVEVRLTAREGFAAAEGRGVVVVLSTEITPELKELGLVRELLHHIQAARKADDLPYQARIALDLDTSPDLAVVAERHAETIRRECLVVDLVMGAPRDGAAVHEGDVEGVGVRLGVRVVG, encoded by the coding sequence ATGTTCAACCCCCTCCCCCCCAAGCCCGACTTCCCCGCCGGCGAGAAGGAAATCCTCGCCTTCTGGAAGGCGCGCGGCATCTTCGAGCAGTCCGTCGCCAACCGCGCCGGCGCGCCGCGCTTCGTGTTCTACGAGGGGCCGCCGACGGCGAACGGCTTGCCGCACCCGGGACATGCGCTGACGCGGGCGATGAAGGACATCTTCCCGCGCTACAAGACGATGACCGGCCACCTGGTGGAGCGCAAGGCCGGCTGGGACACGCACGGGCTGCCGGTGGAGGTCGAGGTCTGCAAGGAGCTCGGGATCCACACGAAGGCCGAGATCGAGGCCTACGGGATGGAGGCCTTTGTCCGCAAGTGCATCGACAGCGTCTTTCGGTACACCGCCGAATGGCAGGAGATGTCGGACCGCCTCGGCTTCTGGCTGGACACGGACGGCGCGTACTGCACGTACCACAAGACCTATATCGAGAGCGTCTGGTGGTCGCTGAAGACGCTGTTCGAGCGCGGGCAGCTCTACCAGGGCCACAAGATCGTCTGGTGGTGGCCGCAGGGCGGGACGGCGCTCTCGGCCGGCGAGGTCGGCGAGGGCTATCGTGAAGTCGACGATCCGAGCGTCTACGTCCGCTTCCCGCTCGTCGATGAGCCCGGCACGTCGCTTCTCGTCTGGACGACGACGCCGTGGACGCTCGTGAGCAACCACTTCGCCGCCGTCCATCCGGACATCGACTACGCCGTCGTGCGGGATGACGATGCCGGCGAGCGGCTGATCGTCGCCGCCGAGCTCGTCGAGAAGGTCGCGGCGCTCGAGGGGCGGACGTGGGTCGTCGAGGAGATGCTGGCCGGGCGCGATCTCGTCGGGCGGCGGTACCGGCCGCCGTTCGATGTGTACCACCACGAATTGGGCGATCGAACGGCGCCGCTGGCCGCCGGTACGGCTGCGACGAACGTGGGCGCCAGCGTCGACGCCCCGCCCGGCCACGACCACATCGGCTGGCGCGTCGTCGCCGCGCCGTTCGTGACGACGGACAGCGGCACCGGCGTCGTGCACGAGGCGCCGGCCTTCGGCGAGGTGGACTTCGAGCTCCTCGTGAAGACGGAGCGGCCGCGCTTCGCCGATCCCGACGCCGTCCCGCTCCTGTGCGCCGTCGCCCCGGACGGCTCGTTCACCGCCGAGGCGGGCGACGCGCTCGCCGGGCGGTACATCAAGGACGCGGACAAGGACATCATCAAGGACCTGCGTGAGCGCGGACTGCTCTACCACCGCGCCCAGATCCGGCACGACTACCCGTTCTGCCCGCGTGCACCCGAAGACGCGCTCATCCAGTACGCCCGCGCCAGCTGGTTCGTCCGCACGAGCGACTTCAAGGGCGAGATGCTGGCGAACAACGACGCCGTGAACTGGCTGCCCGACCACATCAAGGAGGGCCGCTTCGGCGACTTCCTGCGCAACAACGTCGACTGGGCGCTGTCGCGCGAGCGCTTCTGGGGCACGCCGCTGCCGATCTGGAAGTGCGAGGCTTCGGGGGAGATGGAGGCGATCGGGGCGCTGGGCGAGCTCTTCGCCAAGCCGGGCGTGACGGGCACGGAAGTCTGGGAGGCGGCCAAGGCGGCCGACCCGACGCTGCCGGACGATCTGCGGATCCACAAGCCGTACATCGACGCGCTGACGTACGACAGCCCGTTCGCGCCGGGGGCGCGGATGCGGCGCGTGACGGAGGTCATCGACTGCTGGTGGGACGCCGGGAGCATGCCGTTCGCGCAGTGGGGCTTCCCGCACCTGCCGGGCAGCCAGGAGCGCTTCCGCGAGATGTTCCCGGCCGACTTCATCAGCGAGGCGATCGACCAGACGCGCGGCTGGTTCTACGGCCTCATGTCGATCAGCACGCTCCTGTTCGGCGACGAGGACCGGCTGGACTGGACCGTCGACGCGCCGGAAGCCGAGCCGCCGCACCCGTTCCGCACGTGCATCGTCCTGGGGCACATGATGGGCGAGGACGGGCTGAAGATGAGCAAGCGGACGAAGAATTACCGCAGCCCCGGCTATGTCTTCGACGCCCTCGGCGCGGACGCGATGCGGTGGTACTTCTACAGCGCCCAGCCGCCCTGGACCACCGTCCGCTTCCAGGAGAACGCGATCCGCGACGCCCAGCGCGAGTTCCTGCTGCGGCTGTCGAACGTCTGGAGCTTCTTCAACATCTATGCCCGGCTGGACGGCTTCGACCCGGGAGTCGCCGTCGTAGAAACGTCGACGACAACGGCAACGGCGACCGCACCGGCGACGGCCACCGGTTGGCGTCCGGTCGCCGAGCGCGCCGAGCTGGACCGCTGGATCATCGGCGAGCTTCACCGGACCGTCCGCGCCGTCCGCGCCTCGATGGACCGCTTCGAGAACCACCCCGCCGCCGGCGCCCTCGTCACGTTCGTCGACGCCCTGTCCAACTGGTACGTCCGCCGCTCGCGCGACCGGTTCTGGGGGGCGCCGTCCCAGGACAAGTGGGATGCGTACAACACCCTGTACGAGGTCCTCGTGGACCTCTCGAAGGTCATCGCCCCGTTCACGCCGTTCTTCGCCGAGCGGCTGTACCGCAACCTCGTCGGCGAGGTAGCGGAGGCGGCCGGCATCGTGGCCGGCGAGGATGTGGCGGTCGCCGGCCGCCGAGCTGTCGCGCCCAGCGTCCACCTGTGCGATTACCCGACGGCCGACGCGATGCTCATCGACGAGGCTCTCTCCGCCGAGATGGCCCTCGTCCGCGAGGCCGTGTCGGCCGGCCACGGCGCCCGTGCCGACGCCGGCCTGAAGGTCCGCCAGCCGCTCTCGCTGGCCGAAGTCGTCGTTGCGGACGCCGCGTCGGCGCAGGCCATCGAGCGGCATGCTGGCCTCGTGGCCGAGGAGCTGAACGTCCAGCACGTCGAGCCGACGCGCGAGGCCGATCGCTACGTGACGTTCATCGTCAAGCCGAACTTCCGGACGCTCGGACCCAAGTTCGGGCCACGCGTCCAGCGTCTCGGCGCCGTCCTCGCGGCCGTGGATCCCGCCGCCGCCCGCCGCGCCCTCGTCGACGACGGCCGCTTGGTCGTCGACCTCGACGGCGAGGCGGTGACGCTAACGCCGGACGATGTCGAGGTGCGGCTGACCGCGCGCGAGGGCTTCGCGGCGGCCGAGGGCCGGGGCGTCGTCGTCGTCCTATCGACCGAGATCACGCCGGAGCTGAAGGAGCTCGGCTTGGTTCGCGAACTGCTCCACCACATCCAGGCCGCCCGCAAGGCGGACGACCTGCCCTACCAGGCCCGCATCGCCCTCGACCTCGATACGTCGCCCGACCTCGCCGTCGTCGCCGAGCGCCACGCCGAGACGATCCGCCGCGAATGCCTCGTCGTCGACCTGGTGATGGGCGCGCCGCGGGACGGCGCAGCGGTGCACGAGGGCGACGTCGAGGGGGTTGGGGTGCGGCTGGGGGTGCGGGTCGTCGGCTAG
- a CDS encoding uracil-DNA glycosylase, whose product MSGQVDLFHAPLRFGSFAELESALLNLTGDPLEPEGGRIVIYRGNPAARLMIVGEAPGAEEDRLGQPFVGKSGKLLDAILQSVGFDPAVDVFVTNSAFRRPRDNRKPTTEEIEWYRPWLTEIIRLIDPKVILLTGAVALQSVLDERRGITKVRGEWFDLDGRKVMPIFHPAYLLRNPSSAEGSPKRLMWGDVQEVRRVLDALDIRSASLRPPLEPQSDR is encoded by the coding sequence ATGAGCGGGCAGGTCGATCTCTTCCACGCGCCGCTGCGGTTCGGCAGCTTCGCCGAGCTCGAGTCGGCGCTGCTGAACCTGACCGGCGATCCGCTCGAGCCCGAGGGCGGCCGGATCGTCATCTACCGCGGCAACCCCGCCGCGCGGCTGATGATCGTCGGCGAGGCGCCGGGGGCCGAGGAGGATCGGCTCGGGCAGCCGTTCGTCGGCAAGAGCGGCAAGCTGCTGGACGCGATCCTGCAGTCCGTCGGCTTCGACCCGGCGGTGGACGTCTTCGTCACGAACAGCGCCTTCCGCCGCCCGCGCGACAACCGCAAGCCGACGACCGAGGAGATCGAGTGGTACCGGCCGTGGCTGACGGAGATCATCCGTCTGATCGACCCCAAGGTCATCCTGTTGACGGGCGCCGTGGCGCTGCAGTCCGTCCTCGACGAGCGCCGCGGGATCACGAAGGTGCGCGGCGAGTGGTTCGATCTCGACGGCCGCAAGGTCATGCCGATCTTCCACCCGGCATACCTGCTGCGCAACCCGTCGAGCGCCGAGGGGTCGCCGAAGCGGTTGATGTGGGGGGATGTGCAGGAGGTGCGGCGGGTGCTTGATGCGTTGGACATTCGATCCGCGTCGCTTCGCCCACCACTCGAGCCGCAGTCTGATCGGTGA
- a CDS encoding alpha/beta fold hydrolase, with product MTERRDPAISPEDLARAVARAADRHLQLGVRLPDGRWLAYAEFGAPDGRPVFVFHGVPGSRLLMDDDRPIADAGLRMIAVDRPGIGRSDPQRGRRMLDWPRDIAVLADTLGLRTFAVAGGSGGGPYALACAHVLPDRVTRVVLAASMAPLDRPGALDGFAPSRRFAWWMLQHAPLQRQITSWMQARLFRKEPTWMLGRMTRRMSEADRAAVMDAAVHDVLLGQLREAFRQGWRGVAQDFAVLTRPWGFALGEIRTPVDLWQGLDDENVPAAMGRYLAATLPNCRARFEPGGGHFGPLETMDEILAVLGGGEVGEDTRDGDERRAR from the coding sequence ATGACGGAGCGGCGCGATCCCGCGATCTCACCCGAGGACTTGGCGCGCGCCGTCGCCCGGGCGGCGGATCGGCACCTGCAGCTCGGCGTGCGGCTGCCGGACGGGCGCTGGCTGGCGTACGCCGAGTTCGGCGCGCCGGACGGGCGGCCGGTGTTCGTGTTCCACGGCGTCCCCGGCTCGCGCCTGCTCATGGACGACGACCGGCCGATCGCCGACGCCGGGCTGCGGATGATCGCCGTCGACCGACCCGGTATCGGCCGCTCCGACCCGCAGCGGGGCCGCCGGATGCTGGACTGGCCGCGGGACATCGCCGTGCTGGCCGATACGCTTGGCCTGCGCACGTTCGCCGTCGCCGGCGGCTCGGGCGGCGGACCGTATGCCCTGGCCTGCGCGCACGTGCTGCCCGACCGCGTGACGCGCGTCGTCCTGGCGGCCTCGATGGCGCCGCTCGACCGTCCCGGCGCGCTCGACGGCTTCGCGCCGTCGCGGCGGTTCGCGTGGTGGATGCTGCAGCACGCGCCGCTCCAGCGTCAGATCACGAGCTGGATGCAGGCCCGGCTCTTCCGAAAGGAACCGACTTGGATGCTCGGCCGGATGACGCGCCGGATGTCCGAAGCCGACCGCGCCGCTGTCATGGATGCCGCCGTGCACGATGTCTTGCTCGGCCAGCTGCGCGAGGCGTTCCGCCAGGGCTGGCGGGGCGTGGCGCAGGACTTCGCGGTCCTGACCCGGCCGTGGGGGTTCGCGTTGGGCGAGATCCGGACGCCCGTCGACCTCTGGCAGGGGCTCGACGACGAGAACGTGCCGGCGGCGATGGGCCGCTATCTGGCCGCGACGCTGCCGAACTGCCGGGCGCGCTTCGAGCCGGGCGGCGGGCACTTCGGGCCGCTGGAGACGATGGACGAGATCTTGGCGGTGTTGGGGGGCGGCGAAGTGGGCGAGGACACGCGCGACGGCGACGAGAGGCGGGCCAGATGA